One Methanohalophilus mahii DSM 5219 genomic window carries:
- the glnA gene encoding type I glutamate--ammonia ligase yields the protein MNIKSKEDVYNEIENNNVKFIRLQFTDIQGVVKDVEIPVTQVKKALETGISFDGSSIEGFVRIDESDMVLRPDVRSFALLPWDQGKGVVARMVCDICKPDGSAFEGDPRYVLRRVLKEAHEMGFSFNVGPELEFFLFQVENGKATTKPHDFGRYFEFAPADLAEDIRREIVLGLIDLGFNIEAAHHEVAFGQHEIDFKYDDALSTADNVVTFRYVTRTIAKLNGLHATFMPKPLTSENGSGMHVNLSLSKDGKNAFYDPQDEGEVDQMAYHFIGGVLEHIKGITAISNPLINSYKRLVPGYEAPVYITWSGPNRSSLVRIPAARGQSTRVELRSPDPSCNPYITFAAILAAGLKGIKEQIDPGEGTDVNIYDLTPKGLADRNIETLPPTLLDAANHLAKDDFLRDALGSHVHENLLRIAYAEWDAYKLQVHEWETKRYLNAM from the coding sequence ATGAACATTAAGAGCAAGGAAGACGTATACAACGAGATAGAGAACAATAATGTCAAGTTCATCAGACTACAATTCACCGATATCCAGGGTGTGGTCAAAGATGTGGAAATTCCTGTCACGCAGGTTAAAAAAGCCCTTGAAACAGGTATTTCCTTTGACGGTTCATCAATCGAAGGATTTGTGAGAATAGACGAATCCGATATGGTACTGAGACCGGATGTAAGGTCTTTTGCCCTGCTCCCCTGGGATCAGGGAAAAGGTGTCGTAGCCCGTATGGTCTGTGATATCTGCAAGCCGGATGGCTCTGCCTTTGAAGGAGATCCCAGGTATGTCCTGCGCAGGGTCCTGAAGGAGGCCCATGAGATGGGATTTTCTTTCAATGTGGGTCCTGAACTGGAATTTTTCCTTTTCCAGGTTGAAAACGGCAAAGCAACCACTAAACCCCATGATTTCGGGCGCTACTTTGAATTTGCACCTGCAGACCTTGCAGAGGATATACGCAGGGAGATTGTTCTCGGGCTTATCGATCTGGGCTTTAATATCGAGGCTGCACACCATGAAGTCGCGTTTGGCCAGCATGAGATCGATTTCAAGTATGATGATGCTCTCTCAACCGCTGACAATGTGGTAACCTTCAGGTATGTTACCCGTACGATTGCCAAACTCAACGGCCTGCATGCAACTTTCATGCCCAAACCCCTTACTTCCGAAAACGGTTCAGGAATGCATGTCAACCTTTCCCTTTCCAAGGATGGTAAGAATGCTTTCTATGACCCGCAGGATGAGGGCGAAGTGGACCAAATGGCGTATCATTTCATTGGCGGGGTACTGGAACACATCAAGGGTATCACTGCAATTTCCAATCCATTGATCAATTCTTATAAGCGTCTGGTGCCGGGCTATGAAGCACCGGTGTACATTACCTGGTCAGGTCCAAACCGCAGTTCCCTTGTCAGGATTCCTGCTGCCAGGGGCCAGAGTACTCGTGTGGAACTGAGAAGTCCCGATCCTTCCTGCAACCCCTATATTACTTTTGCAGCGATCCTGGCTGCAGGTTTGAAAGGTATCAAGGAGCAGATCGATCCGGGTGAAGGTACCGATGTGAATATTTATGATCTCACCCCCAAGGGTCTTGCTGACAGGAACATCGAAACCCTGCCCCCAACCCTGCTGGATGCAGCAAATCATCTGGCAAAGGACGATTTCCTCAGGGATGCATTGGGTTCACATGTGCATGAGAACCTGCTGCGGATTGCCTATGCCGAGTGGGATGCCTACAAATTACAGGTGCATGAATGGGAAACCAAACGGTATCTCAATGCAATGTAA